TGATGAGCTTCTCCGGAGGGCTAATGATGGCGCAGTTACAGGGACAGAGGAATGATGCTATTGACATCCTCTCTTTCTCTGAGTTCACCACAGCTCGGTGCCAAACACTCTTATACCTACCATTACTCAATGCCTGCAATGATATAGCCATTAATATGAAACTTACGGAAATATGGCTCCAGTGGCAAAGTGAAACCTTTGTTCATGCAGAGCTTTTCTGCCTCTTTCATAACAAGGCATCGATTACGTTGTTAGATAGAGAGAAGAACTTGGAAACTAAAAGAAAATCCAAAGGTCACTTATCATAAAATCAACAGGATGATTCCACAACATTATAGTGGCTACTGTATGCTACTACAAGATGCATGCATTTCTTTTCATATGTCGGACTAAGGAAAAGTATAGTTTATAATGCATCAATAGATTCTTTATAAACAAAGAATCGAGTGCAAGATGACCAAAACATAGTGAAGTGAATTGGGAAGCCATGAGGTGTAATCTTAAGATTTAAAGtattatattttagaaaattttaatatttttatttttttatcttttaaataaattgATTAGATGAAGTTGTAAAAATGAGAATATCttgatttaaatttttattcTACACCTATAAATAGATGATGCCTATATATGTAAATTTATTTAAGTCTTTTAAGTGTTCAAGTCTATACAACTCAAGTTAAAAAGTAGTTcaatatcttgtaaatatttttatatttttctttttgagaagttCAATATAGCTTTTCTGTTTTTAGTACatcttgatttcttcttcttttatttgattttattttgggTTAATtgtatcttattattattatttaagaaaTGATTGTACTTGTATatgatttctctttttctttacaGAACCACAAGAGTGATAATCTATATTTCAAGAGTGATAATCTATATTTCAAGATGATGATCTTTTTTCAATTATAGATTATAATAGTCAAGTTGGTGAATTTAGTATTGAGCTTCTCGATCAGTCCAACTATAAGATGGAGACAAGGCAATATTATAATCTCAGATAAGGATAATAATCTTATTACattaaataatgtgtatcatgttctaAGTatgaaaaaatttatttttcttactgCAAAGGTAGTTGATGTTAGAAATTATATTCTTATTGATCataaaaaagttaatttttttataatataaaataattaaatatagatGTTATACACAATAATAAAAGGgtcaaagatttatatattttatcaacATCTAACATCAATCTAACATGCTAGACTTGatcatataaattttaaattaaaaattatgatgcAGAAAGTCTAGTTAATGGTCTTACCCGTATTACTACTTTTAACCATAATAAAGTTTATCAAGGTTATCAACATCACAAAGCACACAACTAAccttttgatatattattttcgAGATGTAAATTTCTCTTAAAGCCTTACTCAAACTTTATCTTattcaattttttattatatgcttctctttattgatgattttataaGATTTACTTGGATCGTTTAATTTAACAATtgaatatattcttaaaataaaaattaaaaggtTATGCACTGATAATCAAAAGAGAACTCACTTATACAAATACATCACAATAAAATAGTATGGTAAAATAGAAAATTTGACATCTCATGAAGACTTGTAAGTGTTGATTTTATGTAAAAAAATTACCTAAAGCCTTATAAGTAGAAAGATGACTTCAGTAACTTATATTATTAATCAAGTTCCTCTCAGTCCAATTAATCTAAATTATTCATATAGGCTCATGTTTGGTATGAAATTAAACGTTATTCATTATAAAGTATTTGGTTCTTTGTGCTATGTTCACATTATCAGACTTAAAAAAAATAGTAAGCTTGATATTAAGACAAAAACATGTATCtttattgactatgatgaaagaaagaaagattgaAAATGCATGGATCCATAAACAAATAAGTATGTGGTATCTCGAGATATTATGTTTGATAAAATTTCTTCTTATTATCCTCCACAAATagtttttttaaaatatcaatcgcaatagtaaaaatgatatatatttaaAACCTATGATTAAGTCTCCTTTATCATTTAATACTCTTATAATTTTCACTTATTTTCTTCTTTGTATATATCTACTTCTATTATTTCTTTATCACTAATGGTGTGACAAAGTAAACAAGGGAGTAATGATGTTCATGAAGCAAAAATTTTAAcattgagaagataaaaaaataatgttaTAGAGATGGAGATAATGTAGCATAAGTCATTATTTCTTTTAAACCAATTTATTTTAACGAAGAAAAAAGGTGTTAGGGAGTAGGAGGATATCATGGATGAAGAAATAAAAACTATAGATAAAAATAAAACTTGACATCTTGTGTTAAAACTTGCAAATGAGTCTAAAAGATAAAACATAACTCAAATAAAGGTATcagaggcaactggtctcatagctgctcgtgtaggataCTAGGAATAATGCATAGGtatttattggagaatgagtttactgattgatctgctcacaaaatgctagatgattaatgataccaTATTGTCATATAGTTATTCTGTTATCTTAATAGTATATAtgatccttaaacttgagatactaaggatgttttgtatgagtattccactcttttATATCAAACTTATAGATTTGAAAGTTCCAATTCTAGCACAGTCGATCATagggagtgacagccaaccttacgaaggctattgagtgttaatagaggatccaCTCtttgtgtcatgagagaaatatctcatgtattcttgctcaggcaaatccctagctaaggtcattcggattgaaagagaaagagttctttagagaatccgattagagcatgaCTTGAGTATACACCGTAtgagtctaacaacaccatgctcggaaTACGGTCTATgagattagatagatgagggactatcgaTATATGAGAACTAAGGACAGATATATCCAATAGATTAAATTCTCCTATATCATATAgatactacgacgtagtggcataaTATATCCGTAGTCgacaagtcaagtgaattattatgaagataataatttactaagtcagaaggagttctgacaggtatgacttatggccaaCTTGATATTAAGGTTATATGGTTACATATATGGTATGTGTTATGACGAGTaggtgttcggatatgagatattcactagagcccctatcttattatcttattggatatccaataagcatataaattattagatcctatagatgatatccaataagagtcaatgagagaataTCGGATAAAGACTCattaatctaagaagcttgggtaattggatggagatccaatacccaatatagtatgatccattagagttaagttgatagatgacttctataaataggaggaaaccaaatgGCTATAGGCTAAACCCCTTTTGgctatcacctcctattctcctcctctctctctccttttcggTCAATAGCCCCTATTaacatgtggacaacaagaagggttgCCCCCTTCTTGATTGTATGGTGCACGTAGTGAATAGATTTGAGCAGCGATTTGAGGAACGTCTTCATAGCTCATACCATGTGAAACACCGCTAGAGAGGTAGACAGTtaacctcattcatcctctcGAATAGATCTATGagttttcaaggatatatgatcttcctaggtaacacacatCCCTTAATACGCGTGGTTTTTCGATTCCgtagatttttacgcaccaatcttcatacgacgttgaaaccttcttttctacgaaaaattttgatatttttattttttgttcttctattgcatatgtgatgtcaccctagatttaAAAGTATATTTTAAAGAGAAGTGCTAAGATTTAAAGTATTATCTTTTGGATGATTTTAAGTTTCTTATCTTTTGTCCTTTAAATAAGTTGATTAGATAGACTTTTAAAGATAAGGATTTCTTGATTTAAATTAGtattttatatctttaatatatatatatatatatatatatatatatatatatatatatatatatatatatatatatatatatatatatatatatatataccactcgTATCGAGTGGTATGCACTGGTCCGCCAATCGTCCGCTATTAGGTGATACCGTAGATTGAAATTGTTTCCATCCCATTACCACCTAAATCGATTAGTGACGATCAATTTCGATCATCACTGCCCGTTATCGGGCGATATTAGCCGAGataaaaggaagaagagggagaagaaaaaggagaacctgAAGATCCGACGTCATTCTCTCTCGATGATCCCGATCCGTCGCCACCCTCCCTCGCTGGACTCCATAGATGAGATATCGCCTCCTCTTTGTTTGAGGCAACGAGACCTTGATGTCATTGGCAATTTCTCCTCATCTGCATGGGGAAAAGAAGCCTCGGCGACATCATCAAGGCTTCAcgaggagaagaacccaagtagaAGAAACGATGCGATATTGCCCTTTTTTTCGTAGGGAGAAGAAATCTTGCGAGTAAATGAGGCGACATTTCTTCTTCCCACGCTGGTAGAAGAAGCGAGCGGTACCTCAGAATGTATATATTCTCCCCACGCTAGTAGAAGAAATGAGCGGTACGTCAGAACGTATCGCTTGATATACTTATACCGTATCGTACTGAACTAAGCTCGATACTCCAAtataatatgaaattatgaatgttatatatatatatatatacttcgatcttaatttctttttctatttgatCTGAGCTAATATCTTGATACTGTTATTTTAAAAATGGTTACTATTTAAGAAAAATTGCATTTATATGATCTCTTCTTTCATTTATGTAATTCAAAAACTAAAAATAgaagtgcaagagaggatgaggGAGGCGCTGTCACCTGCAGCTGGTCGCCGATGTTGATGACGAAGGCGTGGGGTTGGGGATGCACCGCGATCCATTGGCCGTGTTTGAGAACCTGCAAGCCAGAGACGTCGGGATCCTGAAGTAGAATTGTGAGAGCATTCGGATCCGTGTGGGGTGGCAGACCATATGTGAGCTGCGGCTGAGGGCACTTGGGATAGTAGTTGATGGCCATGTGTTGTTCTTGCTCCCCCAGAACCTCTTCCATGTACTTCTCCTCCAGCCCTAAGCTTAGAGATATTGCTCCCAGGAGCCGAAAACCTAGTTGACGGACTTCCTTACAGTAAGCGCTGGCCACTTCCCTGACAAAGCCAAGCACATCAAATTCCTCGCAAGATGCCGCAATAGTCCATCTTCGCAGTTTGTGCAGATACATCAGATTAGGACATATATTCCAACACGATTTAATTTATCTCGATAAGCCCGACGTCGGTCATGTCCACTATTAAAAGTACTATATAGTCTGATGTCCTTTTGTTAGATTATCAAAGCATGTCATATCAATGACAATGTGCATTCTATCAGAATCAGAATAATGATGTAGATGATACAAAGGTTCCTCATAGAAGACTTGTAACCATGGTTCGTTCTTGCTTTTTATCGGGAATAATATTCAAGATAAAGAATAGTTAAGGATTCTACACAATCTCTCCTACAAGACTGACACATAAGGAGAGGTTTGCACACAAAGATTATATTATATATCAAGAGCTAATGGCCGCATACCGCTTCCTCAAAATAGGTTGCTaatggcatacatgagggtcaaaaACTCGCTGCTTTAGCTGCGGATGAACATCTGAGACTATTATTGCTTTTCTCGAAAGGAGAAAAGAAAGGATAAATAAGACCTTCAAGCTAGATAGGTTACTAGGTGAAACAGGTCTTGTTTGGCTCCATGTAGCTAAGAAATCCTTTGCTGACATGGTTCACCATGCAAAGCGAGgacgaagaagagaggaagagcatGCAGGAGGAGGGGAGCTTAGTTCTCACTTGAATGAAGAAGGATTGGAAGGCCACTCGGGCACGTAGTCCTCCAGAGGGTAGCAATGGAGACGAAGATAGTCTCTCCAATTATGGACCGTCTCCTTCCGGATGTTAAAGCTTGTTGACAGCCTCATCTTCCTGGCCGGGTCATCCGAGTAGTGCTTCGCCTTCTCTTCCGGAGGGAGGCGGAAGAATTCCAGAGCGATCACCATCATCTTCACCATCAGCTCAACTGGCACTCCATGGTTCAACACCTATAAAGAACACAAGCCAGTAACACGGGGTCCAACATAGAAGAAGTACCTTACGTCGCCTGCTAATGGAAAGACACCTGGAAGAAGCCGTACGATCGGCAGGCGTCGGCGATTTGAGCGATCACATGAGACTTATCGGGTGAGCTCAGATCGACGGCGGGGACGTGGGCGTCGCTGATGACTTCGGCGAGGCGAGGCCTTTGAGATTCCGGCCGGATGTAGTTTTCCGGGAGGCTGTGGTGGTGAGGGACAGTGGAGAGGAGCTGGTCGGCCATGGGACGGTTCTCGGGCCCAAGAGGGCGAGAGAGTGGCAGAGGGAAGGGCGATATATATTGGAGAATATATATATCCCACTGTAAATTCCTCTCTATAGTTCCGAGTTTAAGGTAAAACAAGAAAACTGGGTGAAGACCAGCATCTGGAGATGTTGACTCCAGAAAATAAATGACGACCAAATAAATAAAGGCCACGACACGATTTCGTGTCTTCACCACCATGCAACGCAACATTCTGTCCTTCATCTCACCACTCACTGCCTTTTTTTTGTCTTCTCCacaaataatacattaaaagtCAACTCAATTTATGTCTAAGTGTGGTTTTTTTTCTATGTAGTGTGGCTTGATATGTACTAATGAGGTGGAATTTTGTTCCTTCAGGTTTGTGGAATGGGATTAGTCAGTCTCAGCTACAGTTATGATAtggtttttgttatttatttatttttatatataaaaaagaatTTCTTCTGCTTAATTTATATATTCTACCATTAATAGAAGTAAAATTCGATttgaattatataataataaatggTTAATAATTCGGGCAGAGCGATTGAGAAAGACAACCGATCAATTAATTGGCCGGTCGTTGTGGCGTGGGATAAGTCTCTAAATACATGACAGAGACATATATGGTGGAGATTCAGTGGATGTGTTTATACGTGTTTGGAACAGCGTGTATTTATTGATGTGTGGAATTTTAGATTGATCGAATAATGCATGTATAATCAATCAATCATATTTCATACAAATATATTGATACTATCCTAAAATTCGAGATATATTTAAGAATTCTATATCGTTCATTATGTTATTTATAAACGATCGAGAATCAAACTCAATTAATTAGCTTCCAATGATCCTCTTTTCAAGTATGATTTGAGGAAATGAAATTACTTGCTACGTGGCCGATGAACATAATAAAGCATGCGTCACAAAGGGCACTGGAAAAGAATCCAATGCCGAAATCATATTGCACCAACGAAATATGGAGGTCAAGTCAAGTCAAGTCAACTCGTTTGCCGTCGCAGACGGGCTCGTTGTTAAACGCACGTCACGTGGACTCCGATTTCCCTTTCTTTTCGTTTCGTGCTGATCATCAGTCTACGCTTGTCGCGCACCTAAACGTGCAACCAATACCTTCTTCTACGAAGCACATCGGTTCGCCTCCTTGTGCGGTGGAGGTGGCGCCTCTTCGTCACCTCCGCCTCATCTGCTGCTTCGCAGTGGAGCTCGACAATCCGACGTGCGTTCACCAGTCGAGAGCAAGTGGAGCCGTGTCATCTATTAGTTTATGTATTTCAAATCAAGGAATGGTTGTACATGCATGGTGGAGGAGGAGACGGAGACGAGCAAGTCGTGGGCACGGCGAGGGACAACTTAGGGATGGACGAAGACACGCAGCGAGGTTGACGTTGAGCGCTCCCGGCCATTCTTAGGGATGGACGAAGACACGCAGCGAGGTTGACGTTGAGCGCTCGCTGGGGCATTAATGATTGGGCGGTGCGGTACCCCTTCCACTACGTTGACTTGACTTGGGAGCAACGCTTCGTGAGTCAAGTCTTCCGAGTAGCTTCCGGGAAACTTCCTTGGCTGCCAACGTGATGGAAAAGTATCTTTCATATACCCTTTATGTTTGTGGTAGAGGCTTATTACGGCCCATCTAAGGCCCATAAACTGACACCACATGGAATCtatataatctctctctctctctctaaatccaATTAACTATCCGGGTATCAGAATCCATTACAAATATAGGATGCCTATTCTCCTATACGTAGACATTATAAACCTGGATAATGGGTACTCTAATCCGATTAAAAAGATCAAGCAAAGGAAAAGAAGGTTAAGTTCCACCCGTCGGTGCCACCTGATGTGCTCAAGCAAGAAGATGGCAGGACAAGAGGTGCCAAATGGCCGGACCAATTAACAAAGCGCAACAGTGTTAGAAGT
The DNA window shown above is from Musa acuminata AAA Group cultivar baxijiao chromosome BXJ2-4, Cavendish_Baxijiao_AAA, whole genome shotgun sequence and carries:
- the LOC135610415 gene encoding flavanone 3-dioxygenase 2-like yields the protein MADQLLSTVPHHHSLPENYIRPESQRPRLAEVISDAHVPAVDLSSPDKSHVIAQIADACRSYGFFQVLNHGVPVELMVKMMVIALEFFRLPPEEKAKHYSDDPARKMRLSTSFNIRKETVHNWRDYLRLHCYPLEDYVPEWPSNPSSFKEVASAYCKEVRQLGFRLLGAISLSLGLEEKYMEEVLGEQEQHMAINYYPKCPQPQLTYGLPPHTDPNALTILLQDPDVSGLQVLKHGQWIAVHPQPHAFVINIGDQLQALSNGRYKSVWHRAVVNSEKERMSIASFLCPCNCAIISPPEKLISEASPAMYRSYTYEEYYKKFWSRNLDDEHCLEVFRS